A region from the Lycium barbarum isolate Lr01 chromosome 8, ASM1917538v2, whole genome shotgun sequence genome encodes:
- the LOC132606913 gene encoding protein MODIFIER OF SNC1 11-like isoform X2 has translation MKISPSKVPTKRAIRIIPIPEKAAAASSISSLPNSPNEIPNPNLSLESSAMATTTAQQNPENPIKTLDQPPSDPNPTAETASPPNSAPESPTSAGAKEEIKAATGDDDSCQGNDSNIQKKMKRAERFGMPVKLSEEEKRNSRAERFGTGSPVQGSDASKKAEEHKKQARAERFGLVKSDTTDEEVKKKARLTRFAPPPAKTDPVEEDKRKARALRFSQPQTNGKGNVEQEAVAVDKAGGEPE, from the exons ATGAAAATATCGCCCTCTAAAGTGCCAACCAAACGAGCCATAAGAATAATCCCAATCCCAGAAAAAGCAGCTGCAGCTTCTTCCATCTCCTCGCTTCCAAATTCACCCAACGAAATCCCCAATCCAAACTTATCTCTTGAATCCTCAGCTATGGCCACAACAACAGCACAACAGAATCCCGAAAACCCTATCAAAACCCTAGATCAGCCACCGTCAGATCCCAATCCAACGGCCGAAACCGCATCTCCTCCTAATTCCGCACCGGAATCGCCGACATCTGCCGGTGCCAAAGAGGAAATCAAGGCGGCGACTGGAGATGATGACAGCTGTCAGGGTAATGATAGTAATATACAGAAGAAAATGAAGCGAGCTGAGCGGTTTGGAATGCCTGTCAAGTTATCTGAAGAAGAAAAGCGAAATTCCAGAGCTGAGAG GTTTGGCACTGGGTCCCCAGTTCAAGGGTCAGATGCTTCAAAGAAAGCTGAGGAGCATAAGAAGCAGGCTAGGGCCGAGAG GTTTGGGCTTGTGAAATCTGACACAACTGATGAGGAAGTTAAGAAGAAGGCTAGGTTGACAAGGTTTGCACCACCACCAGCAAAGACTGATCCAGTGGAGGAAGATAAAAGGAAAGCTAGGGCTCTCAGGTT TTCACAACCACAAACAAATGGCAAAGGAAATGTTGAGCAG GAAGCTGTTGCTGTGGACAAGGCTGGAGGAGAACCTGAATAA
- the LOC132606914 gene encoding pathogenesis-related protein PRMS-like, translating to MSMLFQKAQILSAAILLLFFNFIFTFISSTEATGFNWVQQEFLKSHNDLRASVGVPPLQWDANLAAFSLSWANQRKQHCDYRQHSTSPYGENIFWELYRQNTATSIVQKWFAEKQFFNHATNQCNCNPERAGCECGHYLNVIWKTTTKVGCSGFVYCDDQKGAIVVCSYDPIGNYKGVNPLNPGNNVAATSPVLQPKTVNTGNVQRGRGRKRNVGVRSPVLLRRPSIPRKSGRGKGRKNKRV from the exons ATGTCAATGCTATTCCAAAAGGCTCAAATCTTATCAGCAGCAATCTTGCTGCTCTTCTTCAATTTTATTTTCACTTTCATTTCCTCCACAGAAGCAACCGGATTCAACTGGGTCCAACAAGAGTTCCTCAAATCCCACAATGATCTGAGAGCAAGCGTTGGCGTCCCACCCTTGCAGTGGGACGCCAACCTGGCTGCGTTCTCCCTATCCTGGGCGAACCAGCGCAAACAACACTGCGATTACAG GCAACATTCGACGAGTCCATATGGGGAAAACATATTCTGGGAACTCTACAGACAGAACACTGCCACCAGCATTGTCCAGAAATGGTTCGCGGAGAAACAGTTTTTCAACCACGCGACGAATCAATGCAATTGCAACCCTGAACGTGCGGGGTGTGAATGTGGGCATTATTTGAATGTTATATGGAAAACTACCACCAAAGTTGGTTGTAGTGGATTTGTTTATTGCGATGATCAAAAGGGCGCGATTGTTGTATGCTCATATGATCCTATTGGGAATTATAAGGGTGTCAACCCTTTGAATCCCGGTAATAATGTGGCTGCCACGTCACCAGTTTTACAGCCAAAAACGGTGAACACTGGTAATGTGCAACGTGGCAGAGGTAGAAAACGCAATGTGGGTGTAAGGTCACCAGTTCTGTTGAGACGCCCTTCGATTCCCAGGAAATCTGGACGTGGCAAAGGTAGAAAAAACAAGCGTGTTTAA
- the LOC132606913 gene encoding protein MODIFIER OF SNC1 11-like isoform X1: protein MKISPSKVPTKRAIRIIPIPEKAAAASSISSLPNSPNEIPNPNLSLESSAMATTTAQQNPENPIKTLDQPPSDPNPTAETASPPNSAPESPTSAGAKEEIKAATGDDDSCQGNDSNIQKKMKRAERFGMPVKLSEEEKRNSRAERFGTGSPVQGSDASKKAEEHKKQARAERFGLVKSDTTDEEVKKKARLTRFAPPPAKTDPVEEDKRKARALRFSQPQPGSQPQTNGKGNVEQEAVAVDKAGGEPE from the exons ATGAAAATATCGCCCTCTAAAGTGCCAACCAAACGAGCCATAAGAATAATCCCAATCCCAGAAAAAGCAGCTGCAGCTTCTTCCATCTCCTCGCTTCCAAATTCACCCAACGAAATCCCCAATCCAAACTTATCTCTTGAATCCTCAGCTATGGCCACAACAACAGCACAACAGAATCCCGAAAACCCTATCAAAACCCTAGATCAGCCACCGTCAGATCCCAATCCAACGGCCGAAACCGCATCTCCTCCTAATTCCGCACCGGAATCGCCGACATCTGCCGGTGCCAAAGAGGAAATCAAGGCGGCGACTGGAGATGATGACAGCTGTCAGGGTAATGATAGTAATATACAGAAGAAAATGAAGCGAGCTGAGCGGTTTGGAATGCCTGTCAAGTTATCTGAAGAAGAAAAGCGAAATTCCAGAGCTGAGAG GTTTGGCACTGGGTCCCCAGTTCAAGGGTCAGATGCTTCAAAGAAAGCTGAGGAGCATAAGAAGCAGGCTAGGGCCGAGAG GTTTGGGCTTGTGAAATCTGACACAACTGATGAGGAAGTTAAGAAGAAGGCTAGGTTGACAAGGTTTGCACCACCACCAGCAAAGACTGATCCAGTGGAGGAAGATAAAAGGAAAGCTAGGGCTCTCAG gtttTCACAACCCCAGCCTGGTTCACAACCACAAACAAATGGCAAAGGAAATGTTGAGCAG GAAGCTGTTGCTGTGGACAAGGCTGGAGGAGAACCTGAATAA
- the LOC132606911 gene encoding protein ALUMINUM SENSITIVE 3, whose amino-acid sequence MEWNWLKDFLKGMIKPVAALAVVFMAVGLSYVQKLGLEGEMIYSVFRAFVQLSIIGFVLQFIFSQKNAAWIILAYLFMVTIAGYTAGQRAKHVPRGKYIAGVSILAGTAVTMFLLVILNVFPFTPRYIIPVAGMMVGNAMTVTGVTMKKLRDDIKIQMALVETALALGATPRQATLQQVKRSLVIALSPVLDNAKTVGLISLPGAMTGLIMGGASPLEAIQLQIVVMNMLIGASTVSSIFSTYLSWPSFFTKAYQLETKVFSSE is encoded by the exons ATGGAGTGGAACTGGCTGAAAGATTTCTTGAAAGGGATGATCAAGCCAGTAGCAGCACTTGCAGTGGTGTTTATGGCAGTGGGATTATCTTATGTGCAGAAATTAGGACTTGAAGGAGAAATGATTTACTCAGTATTCAGAGCATTTGTTCAACTAAGCATCATTGGTTTTGTTCTTCAGTTCATTTTCAGTCAGAAAAATGCTGCTTGGATCATTCTTGCTTATCTATTCATG GTTACAATTGCTGGTTATACGGCTGGACAACGTGCCAAACATGTACCTAGGGGAAAATACATAGCTGGAGTTTCCATTCTTGCTGGAACTGCTGTTACTATGTTTTTGTTGGTCATTTTGAATGTCTTCCCTTTCACCCCTCGCTACATCATCCCTGTCGCGGGGATGATGGTTGGCAATGCAATGACAGTCACTGGCGTTACCATGAAAAAACTCCGCGATGACATCAAGATACAAATGGCCCTG GTAGAAACAGCATTGGCTCTAGGGGCAACTCCTAGGCAAGCAACACTACAACAAGTGAAAAGATCACTAGTTATTGCTCTGTCTCCTGTGTTAGACAATGCCAAAACAGTTGGTCTTATATCACTTCCAGGTGCAATGACAGGGCTTATTATGGGAGGAGCTTCTCCTCTGGAGGCCATTCAATTGCAGATAGTTGTAATGAACATGCTTATCGGGGCATCAACTGTCAGTAGCATCTTCTCGACATACCTATCGTGGCCTTCATTCTTCACAAAAGCTTACCAGTTAGAAACCAAAGTTTTCTCCTCAGAATGA